Proteins found in one Camelus bactrianus isolate YW-2024 breed Bactrian camel chromosome 5, ASM4877302v1, whole genome shotgun sequence genomic segment:
- the TMEM169 gene encoding transmembrane protein 169 — translation MEELAPVEGEGRLPSPHQGSLRKVVAAALALDGESTMGRRKKKKKESRPESIIIYRSESDKLDEEPGEFEGGDQPKEEEGDDFLDYPGDDDMWNMPSDSRYVTLTGTITRGKKKGQLVDIHVTLTEKELQELTKPKVSSREMTPGVRKACQLGADRGPHVVLWTLVCLPVVFILSFVVSFYYGTITWYNIFLVYNEERTFWHKISCCPCLILFYPVLIMAMASSLGLYAAVVQLSWSWGAWWQAARDMEKGFCGWLCSKLGLEDCSPYTIVELLESDNISGNLSNKDATQEVETSTV, via the exons ATGGAAGAGCTGGCACCAGTGGAAGGCGAGGGCCGGCTCCCGAGCCCCCACCAGGGCTCTCTGAGGAAGGTCGTGGCAGCTGCCCTGGCCCTGGATGGGGAATCCACAATGGGTCgtaggaaaaagaagaagaaagagtccCGCCCAGAATCTATCATCATCTACAGGTCAGAGAGTGACAAACTGGATGAGGAGCCTGGGGAATTCGAAGGTGGAGACCAGCctaaagaggaggagggagatgatTTCCTAGACTATCCTGGGGATGATG ATATGTGGAACATGCCTTCGGACAGCCGCTATGTCACGTTAACTGGGACCATCACACGAGGGAAGAAAAAGGGGCAGCTGGTAGACATCCATGTCACGTTGACAGAGAAGGAGCTGCAGGAACTGACCAAGCCTAAAGTGTCGTCAAGGGAGATGACACCTGGAGTCAGAAAGGCCTGCCAGTTGGGAGCAGACCGTGGGCCCCACGTGGTCCTCTGGACGCTGGTCTGCCTGCCTGTGGTCTTCATCCTCTCCTTCGTGGTCTCTTTCTACTATGGCACTATCACCTGGTACAACATCTTCCTTGTGTACAATGAGGAGAGGACCTTCTGGCACAAGATCTCATGTTGCCCCTGCCTCATTCTCTTCTATCCAGTGCTCATCATGGCCATGGCCTCTTCCCTGGGCCTCTATGCTGCTGTGGTCCAGCTCTCGTGGTCCTGGGGAGCGTGGTGGCAAGCTGCCCGGGACATGGAGAAAGGCTTCTGTGGCTGGCTGTGCAGCAAGCTGGGTCTGGAGGACTGTTCTCCCTACACCATTGTGGAGTTGCTTGAATCTGATAACATCTCAGGCAATCTGTCCAACAAGGATGCCACCCAGGAGGTAGAAACGTCCACTGTCTAA